From Citricoccus sp. SGAir0253, a single genomic window includes:
- a CDS encoding 3-oxoacyl-ACP synthase III, with product MQGNAIFRHSNASLLSVTEVLAPVTVTSEQIDEELAPVLRRLRLPRGLLQRVAGVNERRNWLQPGHFQDGAAQAGRLALEQAGVRPGQVGLMVNTSVTRETLEPSVAVRIHHELGLPTSATNFDITNACLGFVNGLSLAASLIDAGQVDYAVVVAGEDSGKVQQATLQNLKDEAVDRSSFMEQFASLTLGSGAAAAVVGRTDLHPEGHRIVRGITRAGTDHHDLCVGDHKGMFTDSTALLKDGLELVMDAWNEVPADWGWASMDRYVTHQVSRLHTDSMTEAAGLDPERFPVTFPALGNVGPASLPITLAREAASLAAGDRVLCMGVGSGLNTAMLEIAW from the coding sequence GTGCAAGGCAACGCGATCTTCCGTCACTCCAACGCTTCCCTCCTGTCCGTGACGGAAGTGCTGGCCCCCGTGACCGTGACGAGCGAGCAGATCGACGAGGAGCTCGCCCCGGTGCTGCGCCGGCTGCGGCTGCCGCGCGGGCTGCTGCAGCGCGTCGCCGGCGTCAACGAGCGGCGCAACTGGCTGCAGCCGGGGCACTTCCAGGACGGGGCCGCGCAGGCCGGCCGGCTCGCGCTCGAGCAGGCCGGCGTGCGGCCCGGGCAGGTGGGGCTCATGGTCAACACCTCGGTCACCCGCGAGACGCTCGAGCCCTCCGTGGCCGTGCGGATCCACCACGAGCTGGGCCTGCCCACCTCGGCCACGAACTTCGACATCACCAACGCCTGCCTGGGCTTCGTCAACGGGCTGTCCCTGGCCGCCTCGCTCATCGACGCCGGCCAGGTGGACTACGCCGTGGTCGTCGCCGGGGAGGACTCCGGGAAGGTCCAGCAGGCCACCCTGCAGAACCTCAAGGACGAGGCGGTGGACCGCTCCAGCTTCATGGAGCAGTTCGCGTCCCTGACGCTGGGCTCCGGGGCGGCGGCCGCCGTCGTGGGACGCACCGACCTGCACCCGGAGGGGCACCGCATCGTCCGCGGCATCACGCGGGCCGGCACCGACCACCACGACCTGTGCGTGGGCGACCACAAGGGCATGTTCACCGACTCCACCGCCCTGCTCAAGGACGGGCTCGAGCTCGTCATGGACGCCTGGAACGAGGTCCCCGCGGACTGGGGCTGGGCCTCGATGGACCGCTACGTCACGCACCAGGTCTCCCGCCTGCACACCGACTCGATGACCGAGGCCGCCGGGCTGGACCCCGAGCGGTTCCCGGTGACCTTCCCCGCGCTGGGCAACGTGGGACCGGCCTCGCTGCCGATCACCCTGGCCCGCGAGGCGGCCTCGCTGGCCGCCGGCGACCGGGTGCTGTGCATGGGCGTC
- a CDS encoding M56 family metallopeptidase yields MSVLLLAALAVALAWPVPVLLGRARWVRRAPAAAMVLWQAVALAGGLALVGTPLAWGLAPLGGHLGQSLAAFATGLADGSWVDRLVLDPLLPARIAAVTGSLLLTGHLVLTLAVTAWRTVAHRRRHRQMVELLASPPGTRPGADAPGTRVLPHDVPLAYCLPGLTGSLTVLSQGLLDQLSAREVGAVVAHERAHLRQRHDLLRLAFEAWHRAVAWLPTTATARQAVAGLTEMLADDAALRTHDRADLVRAIVLTGEGEGAARTPAEPAVPARPAARDPREAAGGRPLPNVQGDGSVPLTLRLYRLLDPVPPLPLAARAAVVVLALALAALPVVLLALT; encoded by the coding sequence GTGTCCGTCCTGCTGCTCGCCGCCCTGGCCGTGGCGCTGGCCTGGCCGGTGCCCGTCCTGCTCGGCCGCGCCCGCTGGGTGCGGCGCGCCCCCGCGGCCGCCATGGTGCTGTGGCAGGCCGTCGCCCTCGCCGGTGGCCTGGCCCTGGTCGGCACCCCCCTGGCGTGGGGACTGGCCCCCCTCGGCGGTCACCTCGGCCAGTCCCTGGCCGCCTTCGCCACCGGCCTGGCCGACGGCTCGTGGGTCGACCGGCTCGTGCTCGACCCGCTGCTGCCGGCCCGCATCGCCGCCGTGACCGGCTCCCTGCTGCTCACCGGCCACCTGGTGCTCACCCTGGCCGTGACCGCGTGGCGCACGGTGGCGCACCGGCGGCGGCACCGGCAGATGGTCGAGCTGCTGGCCTCCCCGCCCGGCACCCGCCCCGGTGCCGACGCCCCCGGCACGCGCGTGCTGCCGCACGACGTGCCGCTGGCCTACTGCCTGCCCGGGCTCACCGGCTCGCTCACCGTGCTCTCCCAGGGCCTGCTGGACCAGCTCTCCGCGCGCGAGGTGGGGGCCGTCGTCGCCCACGAGCGGGCGCACCTGCGCCAGCGGCACGACCTGCTCCGGCTCGCCTTCGAGGCGTGGCACCGCGCCGTGGCCTGGCTGCCCACCACGGCGACCGCCCGCCAGGCCGTCGCGGGACTGACCGAGATGCTGGCCGACGACGCCGCCCTGCGCACGCACGACCGGGCCGACCTGGTCCGGGCCATCGTCCTGACGGGCGAGGGCGAGGGCGCCGCCCGCACCCCCGCCGAGCCGGCCGTCCCCGCGCGCCCGGCCGCCCGGGACCCCCGCGAGGCCGCCGGGGGCCGGCCCCTGCCCAACGTCCAGGGGGACGGGTCCGTGCCGCTGACCCTGCGCCTGTACCGGCTGCTGGACCCCGTGCCGCCGCTGCCGCTGGCCGCGCGCGCCGCCGTGGTGGTGCTGGCCCTGGCGCTGGCCGCGCTGCCCGTGGTGCTGCTGGCGCTCACCTGA
- a CDS encoding BlaI/MecI/CopY family transcriptional regulator, whose product MALGDLERSVMDLLWDRPGAHTANEVRDALAGELAVTTVLTVLSRLEKKGLVRRDGGRRPHRYAAASTREDHTVGLLNEVLGSVPDRQAVLARFLGGIGPDEAAAVRRLLES is encoded by the coding sequence GTGGCACTGGGCGATCTGGAACGGTCCGTGATGGACCTGCTGTGGGACCGGCCGGGTGCGCACACGGCCAACGAGGTGCGCGACGCCCTCGCCGGCGAGCTGGCGGTCACCACCGTGCTGACCGTGCTCTCCCGCCTGGAGAAGAAGGGGCTGGTGCGCCGCGACGGCGGCCGGCGCCCGCACCGCTACGCCGCGGCCTCCACCCGCGAGGACCACACCGTCGGGCTGCTCAACGAGGTCCTCGGCTCCGTGCCGGACCGCCAGGCCGTCCTGGCCCGCTTCCTCGGCGGGATCGGCCCCGACGAGGCCGCCGCCGTCCGCCGCCTCCTGGAGTCCTGA